In Bacteroidota bacterium, a single window of DNA contains:
- a CDS encoding penicillin acylase family protein, with protein sequence MKIKSILSFLALLFLIVACNTADPNLSKWQKQAENITIIRDNWGIPHVYGKTDADAVFGLLYAQCEDDFNRVEVNYATAMGRMAEFEGESSLSADLRMKLYIDPVEVKKEYENSPKWLKKLMDAFADGINYYLYTHPEVKPKIITHFEPWMALTFSEGSIGGDIEQISTRDLASFYLNNTKKEVAEVIIDQDTEPRGSNGFAISPKNTVNGNALFLINPHTSFFFRPEVHMTSEEGLNAYGAVTWGQFFVYQGFNDKCGWMHTSSAADVIDYYYETIVEQDGKYFYKYGAELKPVIEKEITLKYKDGQKLSEKKVTAYYTHHGPIIREAGDKWVSISLMVEHEKALTQSYMRTKASSYDEFYQTMEIKTNSSNNTVYADADGNIAYFHGNFMPVRNENYNWKGIVDGSDPETDWKGLHDIKDMIHVLNPENGWIQNCNATPFTVSGNFSPKREDFPTYMAPDLQNFRQLHAVMVLENQTDFTLEKLRDAAYDSYLPAFVSYIPALLDDYANLNSSDEKLKDELREPTEALRKWDLRFSEESIETSLAVYWGQEMMNAARILQIAPEINVYDYLANGMSSENRLNSLLLAVNKLKNDFGSWKTPWGEINRYQRVNGEIEQPFNDNLPSLPVGFTSSRWGSLASFGSRAYPGTKKMYGTSGNSFVCIVEFGEKIIAKSSLAGGQSGDPDSPHFADQALDYTKGKFKDVNFYKADIEKNAERTYHPGEK encoded by the coding sequence ATGAAAATCAAATCAATCCTCAGCTTTTTAGCCTTACTTTTTTTAATCGTTGCTTGTAACACAGCCGATCCAAATCTTTCCAAATGGCAGAAACAAGCCGAAAACATTACCATCATTCGCGACAACTGGGGAATTCCTCACGTTTATGGGAAAACCGACGCTGATGCAGTTTTTGGATTATTGTACGCACAATGCGAAGATGATTTTAATCGGGTAGAAGTTAATTATGCAACTGCGATGGGTCGAATGGCTGAATTTGAGGGAGAATCTTCCTTATCTGCTGATCTTCGGATGAAATTGTACATCGACCCCGTGGAAGTAAAAAAGGAATATGAAAACAGTCCGAAATGGTTAAAAAAACTAATGGATGCTTTCGCCGATGGGATTAATTATTATTTATACACCCATCCCGAAGTTAAACCTAAAATTATCACTCATTTTGAACCCTGGATGGCTTTGACTTTTAGCGAAGGAAGCATTGGTGGCGATATCGAACAAATTTCAACCCGTGATTTAGCTTCGTTCTATTTGAATAATACAAAAAAAGAAGTAGCCGAAGTCATTATTGATCAGGATACTGAACCAAGAGGATCGAACGGATTTGCGATCTCACCTAAGAATACAGTGAACGGAAATGCGCTTTTCCTAATTAATCCCCATACTTCTTTTTTCTTCCGGCCGGAAGTTCACATGACCAGTGAAGAAGGCCTAAATGCTTACGGTGCCGTAACCTGGGGACAGTTTTTCGTTTATCAGGGTTTTAACGACAAATGTGGCTGGATGCATACTTCAAGTGCCGCTGATGTGATTGATTATTATTACGAAACAATCGTGGAGCAAGATGGCAAGTATTTTTATAAATATGGTGCAGAATTAAAGCCGGTCATCGAAAAAGAAATCACTTTAAAATATAAGGATGGTCAAAAACTATCAGAGAAAAAAGTAACTGCCTATTACACGCATCACGGGCCTATCATCAGAGAAGCTGGTGACAAATGGGTTTCGATCAGTTTAATGGTTGAACATGAAAAAGCATTGACCCAATCGTATATGCGGACTAAAGCAAGCAGTTACGACGAATTTTACCAAACCATGGAAATAAAAACCAATTCGTCGAATAACACGGTTTATGCAGATGCAGATGGGAATATCGCCTATTTCCACGGCAATTTTATGCCCGTACGAAATGAAAACTATAATTGGAAAGGCATTGTTGACGGCAGCGACCCTGAAACAGATTGGAAAGGATTACATGACATCAAAGATATGATTCATGTTTTAAACCCAGAAAACGGGTGGATCCAAAATTGTAATGCAACCCCGTTTACGGTTTCAGGCAATTTTAGTCCGAAGCGCGAGGATTTTCCAACCTATATGGCACCTGATCTTCAAAACTTCCGGCAATTGCATGCTGTGATGGTTTTGGAAAATCAAACAGATTTTACTTTAGAAAAATTGCGTGACGCAGCATATGATTCTTATCTTCCCGCTTTTGTATCATATATTCCTGCTTTATTAGATGATTATGCGAATTTAAACTCTTCGGATGAAAAATTAAAAGACGAGCTGCGTGAGCCCACCGAAGCATTGCGAAAATGGGATTTGCGTTTTTCAGAAGAATCTATTGAAACTTCACTTGCCGTTTATTGGGGACAAGAAATGATGAATGCTGCGCGGATATTGCAAATTGCCCCGGAAATAAATGTTTACGATTATTTAGCCAATGGCATGAGCAGTGAAAACAGGTTAAACTCATTGTTGTTGGCAGTTAACAAATTAAAAAATGATTTTGGAAGCTGGAAAACACCTTGGGGAGAAATTAACCGATATCAGCGTGTAAACGGCGAAATTGAACAACCTTTTAATGATAATCTGCCAAGTTTGCCTGTTGGATTTACATCTTCCAGATGGGGATCGTTGGCCTCTTTCGGCAGCCGTGCATACCCGGGAACAAAAAAAATGTACGGAACAAGCGGCAACAGTTTTGTTTGCATAGTTGAATTTGGAGAAAAAATTATTGCAAAAAGCAGTTTGGCCGGGGGCCAGAGTGGCGATCCAGATTCTCCTCATTTTGCCGACCAGGCATTGGATTATACCAAAGGGAAATTTAAAGATGTGAACTTTTATAAAGCAGATATTGAAAAAAATGCCGAACGGACTTATCATCCGGGAGAAAAATAA
- a CDS encoding 4Fe-4S dicluster domain-containing protein — translation MNYEQIILYYFSGTGNARNAAHWFVQVAEEKQLKTRLINIDRFDQIEIPDTGKKTLIGFCSPTHGFNFPPIMLNFILKFPRLKNADVFIMNTRGGLKLSKLFLPGVSGVAQLLPSLILLFKSYKIVGMQPLDLPSNWIFLHPGLKAKVVDSITQRIKKITKKFALNLLEGKRKYKALLSLPIDLAMIPIAFGYYFIGRFYLAKSLVATNNCNSCMKCINECPVEAIKLKKQLFWSYKCESCMRCLNNCPKKAIQVAHTFSIGLLLLNFLIIIPAIMFLFNDLGNDQMGDPLLLLIILRITKWIVFITFVFLTYRILNYLMRFNWINKMVEFTSFSRYKFWRRYKAPNY, via the coding sequence ATGAACTACGAGCAAATCATCCTCTATTATTTTTCGGGTACCGGAAATGCCCGGAATGCTGCTCATTGGTTTGTGCAAGTAGCTGAGGAAAAACAGTTGAAAACCAGGCTGATCAATATCGACCGCTTCGATCAAATTGAAATTCCGGATACGGGCAAAAAAACATTGATTGGGTTCTGTTCGCCAACGCATGGGTTTAACTTCCCTCCCATCATGCTTAATTTCATCCTAAAATTTCCCCGCTTAAAAAATGCAGATGTTTTTATCATGAATACGCGTGGAGGATTAAAACTCTCCAAGCTTTTTTTGCCCGGGGTGAGTGGAGTCGCACAACTATTACCTTCCCTGATTTTACTCTTTAAATCTTATAAAATCGTGGGCATGCAGCCCCTCGATTTACCTTCAAACTGGATTTTTCTGCATCCCGGTTTAAAAGCAAAAGTTGTTGATTCGATAACTCAAAGAATTAAAAAAATAACCAAAAAATTTGCGTTAAACCTGCTGGAAGGAAAACGAAAATATAAAGCTTTGCTCAGTTTGCCCATTGACCTTGCCATGATCCCCATTGCTTTTGGTTATTATTTTATCGGGCGGTTTTATCTGGCCAAAAGCTTAGTAGCAACCAACAATTGCAATTCATGCATGAAATGCATCAATGAATGTCCTGTTGAAGCAATCAAACTAAAAAAACAATTGTTCTGGTCGTACAAATGCGAAAGCTGCATGCGTTGTTTAAACAATTGTCCGAAAAAAGCCATACAAGTGGCCCATACTTTTTCAATCGGCCTCCTGCTTCTCAACTTTCTAATTATTATTCCGGCAATCATGTTTCTATTTAACGACTTAGGCAATGATCAGATGGGTGATCCGTTGTTGCTGCTGATCATTTTACGCATCACAAAATGGATCGTATTTATCACTTTTGTTTTCCTGACGTATCGGATTCTGAATTATTTGATGCGATTCAATTGGATCAACAAAATGGTTGAGTTTACCTCTTTTAGTAGATATAAATTTTGGAGAAGATATAAAGCACCTAACTATTAA
- a CDS encoding SOS response-associated peptidase, translating to MCYDVQSKLETLLKRAIRFHDDEGIRQIKKELAPYLINHYHASGFTHPSLLIYPDINSSTPVPSVWGLIPHWVKDQKQKLQLWNNTINARGETIFEKPSFREAALKKRCVLYLDGFYEHHYHKSKPYPFFISKKDKKPMAIGGLWSEWLDKESGEIVNTFTIVTTKANEIMKKIHNNPKLAEARMPLILNGENEDKWLEPTPDENIIKSIIQPYTETELTYHSVQKLRGKNAIGNIHEASEEFIYEELEAF from the coding sequence ATGTGCTATGATGTTCAATCAAAACTTGAAACCCTGCTAAAAAGAGCGATTCGTTTTCATGATGATGAAGGTATCCGACAAATTAAAAAAGAGCTGGCACCATACCTGATAAACCATTACCATGCATCAGGCTTTACCCACCCTTCCTTATTAATTTACCCTGATATAAATTCATCCACTCCGGTTCCATCCGTTTGGGGGTTAATTCCGCATTGGGTTAAAGATCAAAAACAAAAACTCCAATTATGGAATAATACCATTAATGCACGGGGTGAAACGATATTTGAGAAACCTTCATTCAGGGAAGCGGCACTTAAAAAAAGATGTGTACTTTACCTGGATGGATTTTACGAACATCATTACCATAAATCGAAACCCTATCCCTTTTTTATCTCAAAAAAAGATAAAAAGCCCATGGCCATTGGTGGTTTATGGAGCGAGTGGCTCGACAAAGAAAGTGGCGAAATTGTGAACACCTTTACCATCGTTACCACTAAAGCCAATGAAATCATGAAAAAAATCCATAATAATCCAAAATTGGCCGAAGCCCGGATGCCACTTATACTAAATGGAGAGAATGAAGATAAATGGTTGGAACCCACTCCGGATGAAAACATCATCAAATCGATCATTCAGCCTTATACAGAAACTGAGTTGACCTATCATAGCGTTCAAAAACTTAGAGGGAAAAATGCAATCGGAAATATTCATGAAGCTTCTGAGGAATTCATTTATGAAGAACTTGAAGCGTTCTGA